ACGCCCTGCACCCACTTCAACACGAAAGCGGCAGCCGGTTCGGGCAGGCCCAGCGACATCAACTGCGCGATGTAGTCCTGGTCCGAAAGGACGTTGAACGGTAAGGCCTTGCCGCTGATCTCGGAGAGAATCTGCGCAATGTCGGCGAAGGACACGGCCGGACCGCCGCAGAGCGCGTAGTCCTTGTACGCATGCCCGCCTTCGCTCAGCACCACGGCATGCGCTTCTGCCAGATCCTCACGGCTGGCGTAAGCCGCCTTGCCCGTCCCGGCAGGCGCAAGGACGCCTTTCTCAAGGGGTGCTCCGCCTGAATAGCTTTCAATATTCTCGAGAAATGGCGGATGACGCACCAGCGTGTAGACTAGGCCGGACGCTTTCAGGCGCTCCTCGACGAAGCGGTCCTCTTCGGTGATTTGCGGCATGTGGAAGTCGGAACCCGCCTTTCGGATGATCGGCATGAAGACGACATGCCCGACGCCGGCCTGCCTTGCAGCTTTGATGACGTTGTCGTGCTGGGTATTGCGATCGGTAAAGGCTGTGGCGGACACGAGCATGACCTTGTCGATTCCCTCGAAGGCGCGTGCCAGCCCCTCTTGATCGAAATAGTCGCCCTGGCGAATCTCTATCCCCTTGGCGGCAAGATCCGCCGCCTTGGCCGGATCACGGGCAAGGCCGACCAGATCGCTGGCGAGCACGCGTTTCAGAAGATGTTGCAGGGTCATGCGGCCGATATTGCCGGTCGCGCCGGTGACGAGGATCCTGGTCAATGGATTTTCCTTTCGGTTGATGCGGTTTGTGCGGCGCGGTTGCGTTGCGCGTACAGTCGTGCATAGGATCGATCAGACGACGATCACGATTTTTCCGATCGTTCGTCTGCTCTCGAGTTTTTCGTGTGCGATCCTCATGTTCTGTGCTGTAAGGCCATCGAGCCTCACCGCAGCGATCGGGCGCATTTCACCGAAGACAACGCGCCTGGCGATCTCGGCGAGAACTGCGCTCTGGCTTTGCGGATCGAAGCCGTTGATCACCCTCGCGAACACCATTTCGGTGTGAAGCGATATGGATTTCGACACGATCGGGCTTACGTCGGACGGCGGAGCGATATCGATGGCCGTCAGGTGCCCGAAGGGCCGCAATAGCCCGGCGATCTGGCTCAGGTTTCGAGCGGTTCCCGCCGTCGAGAACACCATATCCACTTGCTCGATCCCTGCGGTATCGAGCTGGGCTGTTAGGTCCTGGCGGTGATTGACCACAAGGTCGGCCCCCATCGCTGCGCACCAATCCTTGGATTCCTGCCGTGAAGCGGTGGCAATGACAAATGCGTCGGTCCTGGCTTTCAGCAACTGGATCGCCATGGAACCCACACCGCCGGCGCCTCCGATAACGAGCACGCTGTCAACGCCGGACGGCAGCGTATCGCGATCGCGAAACACCGCCTCCCATGCCGTCAGGCCGCCGATGGGCAAGGAAGCGGCATCGACGAAAGCAAGCCGATCGGGGATCCTGGCGACGACACGGTGGTCGACGGCAAGGCGCTCTGCCCAGCATCCATCGCGAGTAACGTCGCCGGTGCCCATCACGCGATCACCGACGGAGAAACCTGTTGCCATCGGCCCGACCTGAAGCACCACGCCGGAAAATTCCCAGCCCAGAATGACGCGCCCACCCGGATCTGCGCTGCGCGTGCTTCTGATCAGGGCTTCGCCCGGATTGACCCCGACCGCTCGGATCTCGACCAGGAGATCGGCATCCCGCAGCTCCGGCTCGGCGACGTCCATCTCCTCGATCCCATAGGCATCGAGAGCATGGGCTTTTTCATAACCAAGCGCTCTCATAGCACGAACCGATCTTTGAGGGTCAGGTTGAGACCCGCCAGGGGACCACCGATCTGCTGTTGCCTGCCGCCGATCGCTAGGGTGCCGAGATCGACAGCGGCGAAGCCGACCTGTTCGAGCACGTCGCCCAGCGCTGTTTTCGCGCTGGCATCGTCGCCCGAGATGAACAGGACGGTTTTCGGTTTTTCGGGCGAAGCGTCAGCGATCCACTGCATGGGAATTGTGTTGAACGCCTTGATCACGCTGGCGCCCGCCGCCTGTTCGGCAACGATCTCGCTCGATGTGGGGCCCGAGAGGTCGCCGAGATCTCCCGGATTGTCGGGATTGATCCGGTTTGTGGCATCGATCAGGGTGCGGCCGGACCAGTCCGGGATCGCAGCGAGCGCTTCAGGAACGCGGGCCCACGCGACGCTCAGCACCACCACGTCCTGATCGGCGGCCTGTTGCGGCGCGCCTGCGGACGCCCCCCGACCCAGACGGCTGACAACATCGGCCAGCGTGTCAGGCCCGCGGCTGTTGCTAAGCAGGACCTCGTGACCGAATTGCAGCAGGTGGCGCGCGATCGTCTGCGCGACCACGCCCGCTCCTATAAATCGGAATTTCATGGTGGCCTCCTGTAAATCTGCATCCCGCTATGTTGGCGCGGCGATCATCGTACGCGTTGGGCGTCGACATCATCGTCCGACCCAGTTAAGACGTTGCAGACTTTCGTTCCAGTACCCACTATTTTGTAAGTATCTAATTTGGGAGATCACAATGAGCGAGACGCATTTCCAATGCGGCCTGGAAGCGGTGCTGGCCATCCTCGGCGGAAAGTGGAAGCCGCTTATCGTCTATCATCTCGCCGGCGGCCCGAAACGCACCGGTCAATTGCGCAGGCTCATCACCAATGTGAGCGAAAAGATGCTGATCCAGCATCTGAAGGAGTTGACGGACGACGGCGTCCTTCGCCGCATCGATTTCCAAAAAGTGCCGCCGCACGTAGAATATGAATTGACCGAATTTGGCCGAAGCTTGGCCCAGCTACTCGCACCGCTATGCGAATGGGGAACGCACCACAACGCGGAGGTCGCAAGGATCGTACAAAACCGGGATCATGGGACGAAAGTGGCTTAGCGGCCCCGCACGAAGTGGCGCGACGCCGTCTTGGGTTCCCGGGCGTAACGCTCCGCCGACGTGCAGGCGAAGGCAACCTCGATCGCCCGCGCCGCGGTTTCGTCCAAGTGCCGCATCAATCGCACTCGGCCGACCGGGCGATCTCCTGCCGCAACTGATCGACCTTTGCGTTGGCCCACTGTCGGGCGTCATCTCCGAACACGAACCGCGATGGCGCCTCGTCCTGCAACGCAAGCGCCACGATCCGCGCGGCCAGCAGCTTCGGATCACCCGGCTGGTTGCCGTTTGCGCCGTCGACGAACGCGCGATACTGCGCGATCGCCTCGGCATAGTCCGGAATGTCGATGCTGCCGAAGCGCGCCGATTTCCCGTCCATGAAGTCGGTGCGCAGCATACCCGGCTCGACCAGCAGCGAGCGGACGCCCAGCGGCGCCAGTTCCTGCGCAAAACCTTCCATCCATCCCTCGACCGCGAATTTCGACGCCGAATAGACCGCGCCACCGCCATTGGAGACCAGCCCGCTGACGGACGAGATGGTGATGATGAGGCCAGCGCGGCGCTGACGCATGTGGGGGGCGACCGCGCGCGCCACGTTCATCGTGCCGAACAGGTTGACCTCGAACTGCCGCCGCACCGCTTCGTCGGTAAAGGTCTCGAAGAAACCCAGCTCGGCATAACCGGCATTGTTGACCAGCACGTCGATCGCGCCGAACCGCTCCGCGGTCTCGTCGGCCGCCGCGTTGGCGACCTCGGCGTCGGTGATATCGAGCGCGAGGGCGTGTAGACGATCGTGTTCCCCGAAGGCACCGCGCACCGCATCGGCGGAACGCGCCGTCGCCACCACCGTTTCGCCGGCATCAAGTGCCGCGCGCGCGATCTCGCGTCCAAGTCCCCGGTTCGCCCCGGTCACCAACCAAACCTTTGACATCGTCGTCTCCTTGCTGTTGTACTGTTGTCGATTATGTAGCTATGCTAATGGATCAGTGTAACAGCCTAATGAGTAATAGGCCCCAGTAGCAGGAATTATCAATGCGTCCGGACCAGTTCGGCGACCTCGCCATCTTCGCGGCGATTGCCTCCGACCGCAGTTTCACCCGAGCCGCGCAACGGCTCGGCGTCACCCAGTCTGCATTGAGCCAGACCATGAAGCGGCTGGAGGACCAGCTCGGCTTTCGCCTGCTCACCCGCACAACGCGCAGCGTTGCCCCCACCGCCGCCGGCGAGCGCCTGCTCGCCACCCTGTCACCGGCTATTGCCGGGCTGGACGACGAGCTTGAGGCGCTAACCCAAGCACGCGGGGCCGCGATCGGCACTGTCCGGATCACGACGGGCAAACACGCCGCGGGCACGGTTTTGTGGCCAATGCTTCCCGCCTTCATGCGTCGCCACCCGGGCATCGAGGTGGCGGTGAGCGTGGAGGACGATATGACCGATGTCGTGGCGGGCCGCTATGATGCCGGCATCCGGCTCGGCGAACGGCTAGAGAAGGACATGATCGCGCTCGCGGTCGGGCCTCCGCTGCGTGTCGCGGTGGTGGCAGCCCCCAGCTATCTGCGTGATCATCCGGCGCCGATGGAGCCGGCCGATCTCACCGCCCATCGCTGTATCGCCTACGCCGACGCGCATGGCAGGCTGTCGCCCTGGTCATTCGATCGCGACGGCCGCGCGGTGACGGTCAAGCCAGGTCGCGGGCCGGTCTTCAACGACGGCGACCTGCTGGTTGCTGCTGCTCTCGAGGGTTTCGGCATCCTCTACATCGTGGAGGATCTGGTGGCGGCGCCGGTTGCCGATGGCCGTCTTGCCCGTCTGCTGGAGCCCTGGTGCGAGCCGTTTTCCGGATACCACCTCTATTATCCTGATCGGCACGGCACGACGGCTTTCGAACTGTTCAAGGAAGCGCTTCGCGCAGAAAGGGCTGCGCGCTTCGTGTGTCCGGAGTGAGCTGGTCGTCTTGCTATTGTCGTAACGGGTTGAAGTTTCGACGGTTGTGCATCTCGCGATGATCAATGTGGCGAGGTACATAGCATTGATGGTAAGCCCTTTTGACGGTTTCCAGAAAAGCATTCAGCTCACATAAAGCGAAGCGGTCAACCGTTCAGGGACTTCAGTGAACGGGTTGTCGGTTCATATCTGATTAAGACCTGAAGCAGTCCATCAGAATGAATCATATACCTGGAGCACAGCGGACGCTCTGAAGGCGGCTTCGCGCCGCCTATTCGGTCATGAGACTGGATTTGGCGAACGCGGATAGGCCGACATTAATTGGGGCAATGCTTGCTCTTGCGGCCAGGAAACCCACAGACGTCACTTCGCGTCGGCTTGGAGTTGCGGAGGAGAACCGTCAGGACACCGGCCAGTGGCAGCCAGGCAGACCAGACGAAGATGGTGTGGACGCTGGTAGCGTCTGCCAGCCAGCCGAATACGGCAGAGGCAAGGCCTCCGACACCGAACGCCGTGCCGTAGAAAAGCCCGGAGATCATTCCTATACGTGCTGGCACCAGACTTTGGGCGTGAACAATGATCGCGGGAAAGGCCGAGGCGATGACCGCAGCCGCCGTGATTGCCGCCGCTATCGCCCCGACCTGCCCCAAATAGGGAAAAGCCAGTGCGAAGGGCGCAGCCCCCCAAAACGAAAAGGCTATGACGCGCGCGGTTCCGAGCCGGTCGCTGAAGGCGCCTCCAACGAGCCCCCCTCCAGCAACGGCCGCATGAAAGCCAAACAGGACGATAAGCCCTTTCGAAGCTGGAAAGCCAAGTGTCGCCTCCAAATAGAAAACCAGGAAGCTACTGAAGCAGGCGATATAGATGTATTTCGCGCAGACGAGAACAAACAGGAGCGTGAGTTGGCCTGCCGATCGCGCAGCGGGTGACGTTTGTCGACCAACCGAGTCGCCGGACGATTGCCTCGCCGCATGAGCTGTCTGCTCCGGTTCTGCTGCAGTGATCCGCACAGTCAGAAATACGCCGATCAAGGCAACGAGCAGGAACCAGGTGATCGATCCCTGACCATAGGGTAGTATGATCGCCGCTGTCAGCAATGGTCCCGCCATGGTGCCGAGACTGCCACCGAGCTGGAACAGTGATTGGCCCCAGCCAACTTTTTCGCGTGCCCATTTGCGCGCAAGCCGAGCCGCTTCGGGATGAAAGACCGCAGACCCGAGACCGAGAAACAGGCTGGAAATCAGGAGATGCGTGTAACTCCCGGCCAAGCCGAGCATCAGGATGCCAACGCCGCTCAGCGCCATTCCGAAAGCGAGGCTCCATCGCTGCGCACGACGATCCGTCAATGTGCCGACGATCGGTTGCAGCACCGAAGCCGTGACCTGATAAGTCAGACTGAGTATGCCGATCTGCAGAAAGTCGAGGGAAAGCTCCGTGCGTAACAGCGGATAGCTTGCGATCAGCAAGGCCTGCATCAGATCGTTGAGAAAGTGCGAGGCGGCGATGCCGGAAAGCCGGAAACGGCCTTCACCATGCTCCCGCACAGAAGCCGTCGTTTGACTGGACATTGGAAACTCCCGTTGGTTCCCGGTGTTCTTGCCCGCGCCCGTTCGGTATGATATCTATGATGAGCCAAAAAACATCGCGAGTGAGCCATGACCGAAGACATCACCGGACCAGAGGACATTATTGCCCTCGGACGGCGATATGCCGGTGGCAGCCATCTGGAAGAGCATCGTCATGAGCGCTCGCAACTCCTCTATGGACTCACCGGAACCGCGATCGTGACGACGCAGTCTGGCCTGTGGATGATGCCGCCCGATGCTGCGCTCTGGATCCCGGCTGAGACACCACACGAAGTCACAATGGTCGGCGAGGTGAATATGCGCAGTCTCTACCTGAAGCCCGCGCTCTTGCCTCAGATGCCTCGCCATTGCGTTGTTCTCGAGGTGGGGACGCTTCTCAGAGCCCTGCTTGATGCGCTTGCGGCGACAACCGGGACTGAGGAGAGCAAGCGAAGACTTATGTCTGAACTGGTATTGCTGGAAATTGCCGGGCAACCTATCGTTCCGCTGACGCTTCCATTGCCGCCTGTGGGACCGTTGCGGAGCCACTGCCTGGCTTTCAGCGCCGCGCCGAATGTCCATGCAAAACTAGACGACTGGTGTGCAGCCCTGAATATGAGCAGACGCAATTTCACCCGGGTATTTCGCGCAGGCATAGGCCTAAGCTTCGTGGAGTGGCGTAGCAGGGCCTGTGTGCTGGCAGCCATTTCCCGGCTATCCGCAGGTGACCAGGTGACCCACATTGCATTCGACCTCGGCTATGACAGTTCCGCCTCATTCGCTGCAATGTTTCGCCGTGCAACAGGCAGTGTCCCATCCCGCTTCAGGCAAAAGCAATAAGGAGCCGAGTCTGCGTCGGCAGGCCCAATCACATGGGCTGA
This DNA window, taken from Martelella sp. NC20, encodes the following:
- a CDS encoding SDR family oxidoreductase, whose protein sequence is MTRILVTGATGNIGRMTLQHLLKRVLASDLVGLARDPAKAADLAAKGIEIRQGDYFDQEGLARAFEGIDKVMLVSATAFTDRNTQHDNVIKAARQAGVGHVVFMPIIRKAGSDFHMPQITEEDRFVEERLKASGLVYTLVRHPPFLENIESYSGGAPLEKGVLAPAGTGKAAYASREDLAEAHAVVLSEGGHAYKDYALCGGPAVSFADIAQILSEISGKALPFNVLSDQDYIAQLMSLGLPEPAAAFVLKWVQGVNAGEWDSESGDLEKLLGRKPVTPAEYLRAGHTPRHLETEN
- a CDS encoding zinc-binding alcohol dehydrogenase family protein, with translation MRALGYEKAHALDAYGIEEMDVAEPELRDADLLVEIRAVGVNPGEALIRSTRSADPGGRVILGWEFSGVVLQVGPMATGFSVGDRVMGTGDVTRDGCWAERLAVDHRVVARIPDRLAFVDAASLPIGGLTAWEAVFRDRDTLPSGVDSVLVIGGAGGVGSMAIQLLKARTDAFVIATASRQESKDWCAAMGADLVVNHRQDLTAQLDTAGIEQVDMVFSTAGTARNLSQIAGLLRPFGHLTAIDIAPPSDVSPIVSKSISLHTEMVFARVINGFDPQSQSAVLAEIARRVVFGEMRPIAAVRLDGLTAQNMRIAHEKLESRRTIGKIVIVV
- a CDS encoding NADPH-dependent F420 reductase gives rise to the protein MKFRFIGAGVVAQTIARHLLQFGHEVLLSNSRGPDTLADVVSRLGRGASAGAPQQAADQDVVVLSVAWARVPEALAAIPDWSGRTLIDATNRINPDNPGDLGDLSGPTSSEIVAEQAAGASVIKAFNTIPMQWIADASPEKPKTVLFISGDDASAKTALGDVLEQVGFAAVDLGTLAIGGRQQQIGGPLAGLNLTLKDRFVL
- a CDS encoding winged helix-turn-helix transcriptional regulator; the encoded protein is MSETHFQCGLEAVLAILGGKWKPLIVYHLAGGPKRTGQLRRLITNVSEKMLIQHLKELTDDGVLRRIDFQKVPPHVEYELTEFGRSLAQLLAPLCEWGTHHNAEVARIVQNRDHGTKVA
- a CDS encoding SDR family NAD(P)-dependent oxidoreductase, encoding MSKVWLVTGANRGLGREIARAALDAGETVVATARSADAVRGAFGEHDRLHALALDITDAEVANAAADETAERFGAIDVLVNNAGYAELGFFETFTDEAVRRQFEVNLFGTMNVARAVAPHMRQRRAGLIITISSVSGLVSNGGGAVYSASKFAVEGWMEGFAQELAPLGVRSLLVEPGMLRTDFMDGKSARFGSIDIPDYAEAIAQYRAFVDGANGNQPGDPKLLAARIVALALQDEAPSRFVFGDDARQWANAKVDQLRQEIARSAECD
- a CDS encoding LysR family transcriptional regulator, coding for MRPDQFGDLAIFAAIASDRSFTRAAQRLGVTQSALSQTMKRLEDQLGFRLLTRTTRSVAPTAAGERLLATLSPAIAGLDDELEALTQARGAAIGTVRITTGKHAAGTVLWPMLPAFMRRHPGIEVAVSVEDDMTDVVAGRYDAGIRLGERLEKDMIALAVGPPLRVAVVAAPSYLRDHPAPMEPADLTAHRCIAYADAHGRLSPWSFDRDGRAVTVKPGRGPVFNDGDLLVAAALEGFGILYIVEDLVAAPVADGRLARLLEPWCEPFSGYHLYYPDRHGTTAFELFKEALRAERAARFVCPE
- a CDS encoding MFS transporter, whose translation is MSSQTTASVREHGEGRFRLSGIAASHFLNDLMQALLIASYPLLRTELSLDFLQIGILSLTYQVTASVLQPIVGTLTDRRAQRWSLAFGMALSGVGILMLGLAGSYTHLLISSLFLGLGSAVFHPEAARLARKWAREKVGWGQSLFQLGGSLGTMAGPLLTAAIILPYGQGSITWFLLVALIGVFLTVRITAAEPEQTAHAARQSSGDSVGRQTSPAARSAGQLTLLFVLVCAKYIYIACFSSFLVFYLEATLGFPASKGLIVLFGFHAAVAGGGLVGGAFSDRLGTARVIAFSFWGAAPFALAFPYLGQVGAIAAAITAAAVIASAFPAIIVHAQSLVPARIGMISGLFYGTAFGVGGLASAVFGWLADATSVHTIFVWSAWLPLAGVLTVLLRNSKPTRSDVCGFPGRKSKHCPN
- a CDS encoding AraC family transcriptional regulator codes for the protein MTEDITGPEDIIALGRRYAGGSHLEEHRHERSQLLYGLTGTAIVTTQSGLWMMPPDAALWIPAETPHEVTMVGEVNMRSLYLKPALLPQMPRHCVVLEVGTLLRALLDALAATTGTEESKRRLMSELVLLEIAGQPIVPLTLPLPPVGPLRSHCLAFSAAPNVHAKLDDWCAALNMSRRNFTRVFRAGIGLSFVEWRSRACVLAAISRLSAGDQVTHIAFDLGYDSSASFAAMFRRATGSVPSRFRQKQ